One Flavobacterium cerinum genomic window, CCTTTGGCATGAAGGCTTTGGATTAAGCCTTATCGAAGCGTTACACTGTGGAAATTATTGTATTGCATCTGCTTTAGGAGGTGTACCGGAAGTCCTACAATATGGTAAATTCGGAAAGCTGATCGAAAGTCCGCATTTTGTATCCGAATGGGAACAGGCTATTTTGGATTTTGCAGAAAATCCGTCACAATCTTTTGATTTTGATAGAGCATTGTATACGACCGATAGTTGGAATAAAGGAATGAATACCATTATAACAGCTGCTCAAAAGAGTTTATCCAAATGAAAACGATAGCAATAATCCCGGCTCGGGGCGGATCAAAACGCTTACCCGGTAAAAACATAAAAAGACTAGGTGAAAAACCGCTTATTGCACATTCAATAGAATATGCCAAAGCGAATCCGGATATAATTGATGCAGTGGTAGTGAGCACTGATGATCCGGAAATTAAAAAAGTAGCTCTCTCTTATGGTGTAATAGTAATTGACAGACCGGAAGTGCTTTCGGGAGATTTAGAACCTACCGTAACAGCATTAAAACACGTATTACAAACGTTAGAAATAGTACCGGAGAATGTAGTGCTGTTACAAGCTACTAACCCGCTAAGACCGGAAACTTTATTAAAAGACAGCTTTGAAAAGTATAGAAGAAGCGGAACGGATAGTCTTTTTTCGGTAACCCCGATAATCCGTAAATTAGGAAAAATAACCGATCAGAAATTTGTTCCGTTTAATTATCAGATCGGACAAAGGAGTCAGGATATGGAACCGTTGTATTTTGAAAACGGTTTATTGTATATCAGTAAAGCGGAACTTATTCTAAAAGAAGAAAAAATTATTAGCGAGCAAGCAATTCCATGGATTGTGGAACACCCGTTTGCCGACCTTGATATCGATACGGAAGCCGATTTTGAATATGCGGATTATCTGTATCATAAATATAAAATACAAAACTAATGAACCCATATATTGAAATAGCCGGTAGAAAAATCGGAATGGATTACCCGCCTTTAGTTATTGCCGAAATCGGAATTAATCACGAAGGATCACTGCAAACTGCAAAAGAAATGGTAGATGCGGCCTATCGTGCAGGTGTTGAAGTTGTAAAGCATCAGACGCATATTGTGGAAGATGAAATGAGCGGAGCCGCTAAAAAAGTGATTCCCGGTAATGCCGATGTTTCGATCTATGAAATTATGGAACGTTGTGCCTTAAATGAAACCGAAGAAAAGGAACTGAAGGAATACGTTGAAAGCAAAGGGATGATTTTTATATCAACCCCTTTTTCAAGAGCAGCGGCAGAACGATTGCGAAAATTTGATATTCCGGCCTATAAAATCGGTTCCGGAGAATGTAATAATTATCCGTTATTGGAACATATTGCTTCTTTCGGAAAACCGGTCATTCTGAGCACCGGAATGAATACGATTGAAAGTATCCGTAAAGCGGTAGCAATCTTTGATAAACATAAGATTCCGGTTACATTATTGCATACAACAAATTTATATCCGACACCAATTCATTTGGTACGATATGGTGCGATGACCGAAATGCACGAGGCTTTTCCGGATAAAGTTTTCGGATTAAGCGATCATACCCTTAATAATAACGCTTGCTTAGGTGCGGTAGCATTGGGAGCATCAATATTGGAGCGTCATTTTACCGATCATATGAATCGGACCGGACCGGATATTATTTGTAGTATGGACGAGCAAAATTGTGCTGATTTAATACGTAATTCGGCTGAAATCGCTTTGATGCGGGGAGGAAGCAAACAACCGGCAAAAGAAGAACAGGTAACAATCGATTTTGCTTTTGCAACCGTATGCTCAATTAACAATATTAAAAAAGGAGCCGTTTTTACAAAAGAAAATATCTGGGTTAAACGTCCCGGAACAGGGAAAATATTGGCCGAACATTTCGACAGTATTCTCGGTAAAAAAGCAACCCGGGATATCAGTAACGATGAACAGCTAATTTGGGAAGATATCGAATAAGCGAATGACAGGTATGAAGAAAATAGTATTTTTAACCGGTACACGGGCTGATTTCGGAAAAATTAAATCCCTGATTCAGGCTTTAGAAAAGCATCAGGATTTTGTTCCGTATCTTTTTGTGACCGGAATGCACCTGCAAAAGGAATATGGATATACGCTGATCGAAATTGAACGTTGCAGTTTTACGAATCTTCATGCTTTTGAAAATCATACCCACGAAACAACAATGGATCTTACACTGGCTAAAACGATAGAAGGTTTGTCGGCTTATTGTAAGGAAGTGGAACCGGATATGATTGTGATTCACGGTGACAGAGTTGAAGCTTTGGCCGGAGCGATTGTCGGATCCCTTAATAATATTCTGGTAGCACATATTGAAGGAGGTGAAATTTCCGGAACAATTGATGAACTGATTCGCCACTCAACCAGTAAAATGAGCCATGTTCATTTTGTGTCGAATGATACCGCCAGAAAACGACTCATCCAAATGGGAGAGCTAGAAGAATCTGTCTATGTGATCGGATCACCGGATTTGGATATTATGTTTTCGGATGCACTTCCGGATTTGGAAACAGTGAAAAAATATTATGAAATTGATTTCGAACAATATGCAGTGGCGATGTTTCATCCGGTTACAACCGAGTTTCACAGTATGCAACAATATGCAGACGATTTTGTCGTGGCTTTATTAGAAGACGATCGAAATTATATCGTGATTTATCCCAATAATGATCTGGGTAGTGCTGCTATAATTCAGGCTTATGAAAAATTAAAAAGCAATCCTCGTTTCCGGATTTTTCCGTCATTGCGATTTGAGTATTTTCTCACCCTACTTAAAAATGCCGGTTTTATTATCGGTAATAGTAGTGCAGGAATTCGGGAAGCACCCTATTATGGACTTCCGATTGTCAATATTGGAAGCCGACAACAAAATCGATCATTAAATAGCGATATTGTGAATGTCGGATATGATCAGGGAGCGATAACAGAAGCTTTAAAGGTAATCGGAAATCATACGATTCAAAAAGTAACAGGTGATTACGGTACTGGAAATAGTGCAGGATTATTTGTAAACTCGTTGGAAGAGGAAAATTTGTGGAAACTAAACCACCAGAAACAATTTAGAGATATTTAAAAAAGATGTCGAAAAGCAAGATTTTTATTTTACTTCCGGACGGAGTCGGACTTCGGAACTTTGCCTATTCCAAATTTCATGAACTGGGTATTGAGCAAGGACATGAAGTGATCTTTTGGAATAATACGCCTTTTCAGCTTTCGGATCTGGGATTTGAAGAAATCGTAATCCGTAATGGAAAAAGTAATAAACGTACAGAAGTTTATAAAAACGCCCGGAAACAAATAGAATTAAACCGGAATAAAAAACAATTTAACGATGCGGTTTATGATTATTATCGTTTTCCGTATTCTTATAGAAACATAAAAACTGCCCTTAAAAATATTGCAACTCAATGGTTGACATTACGATATACATCTGATGACGGACTTCAGACAATACGACAACGGGTCAAGGAATTGGAAAAACAAACTTCGTATTTTCGGGAATGTTTGGAAGTGCTGAAAAAAGAAAAACCGGCAATGGTATTTTGTACCAATCAACGCCCGATGACGGCAATTGCACCACTTTTAGCGGCTCAGGAACTGGGAATTCCAACCGCAACATTTATTTTTTCCTGGGATAATTTGCCGAAAGCAACTATGGTTGCTGAAACCGATTATTATTTTGTATGGAGTGATTTTATGAAAGCCGAGCTTTTAAAATATTATCCGTATATCGGAGAAGAAAGCATTTTTGTTACCGGAACACCACAATTTGAATCCCATTACGAAAAAGAAAGATTAATCTTAAGATCCGATTTTTTTCAGGCAAACGGATTGGATCCTGATAAAAAATATATTTGTTATTCCGGAGATGATATTACAACATGTCCGGACGATCCTAAATACCTGGAAGATGTTGCCGAAGCTGTAGAAAACCTCAATGCCGAAGGATACAAACTAGGAATTTTGTTCCGAAGATGCCCGGTTGATTTTTCAGATCGTTTTGATCGGGTATTGGAAAAATACAAAGCTATTATTGTACCGGTAAAACCGAAATGGGAGAAAAAAGGCGGAATGTGGAATACAATTCTACCTACACCGGAAGATATGAACCTGCAGGTTAATACAATTGCACATACCGAAATGGTGATCAATCTCGGATCATCAATGGTGTTTGATTATGCCGCACATCATAAACCGTGCGCTTACATCAATTATGATGTAAAAAATAAAGTGGCACCTGATTGGTCCGTACAAAAAATTTATAAATACATTCATTTTCGTTCTATGCCGGATCCGACTACGGTTCTCTGGTTAAACGAAAAAAACGATATAAAGGAAACAATTAAGAAAGTAGTTACCGGTCAGCACAGCAATACGGAAATGGCTGAAACGTGGTTTCGTATTATTAATGCCTTTCCGCCAAAAGCGGCTTCTAAAAAAATATGGGATGCCATTAATACAATAGTTTCATGATGCATATTGCTTTTTTAACACCCGAATATCCGCATGAAAAGGTACGCCATAGTGCCGGTATCGGAACCAGTATTAAAAATCTGGCTGTTGCACTCGAACAAAAAGGGGTAACGGTGTCAATTATTGTTTACGGGCAAAGTGAAGACAATGTTATAAAAGAACAAGGGATTACTATCCATTTGGTGAAAAAGAGAAAATACAAATGGGCAACCTGGTATTTTTATCGGAAATATCTGGAACGCTATCTGAATGCGTTAACTATTTCGGAAAAAATAACATTAATTGAAGCACCGGATTGGACCGGAATAACCGCTTTTATGAATTTAAAAGCACCGTTGATAATCCGTTTTCATGGGAGTGATGCCTATTTCTGTCATTTAGAAAACAGAAAGCAAAAACGTAAAAATTTCTATTTTGAAAAATGGGGAATCGGAAAAGCAAAAGCCTATATCGCACCGACTGCTTTTGCAGGGAAACTGACACAAGAGATTTTTAATATTAAGGATAGAGAAATCGCAACTATTCATAACGGAATCGATACAGTAAAGTTTCGCAGTAGCGAAACAATTATAGCGGAAAAAGGATTGCTGCTCTATATCGGTACATTAATCCGAAAAAAAGGAGTTCTGGAATTTCCGGGAATTATGAAGTATGTAATGGAACGAAATCCGGAAGCACATTTAATTCTGATTGGGAATGATTCGTCTGATATTAAAACCGGATCGGCTTCTACATGGAAA contains:
- a CDS encoding acylneuraminate cytidylyltransferase family protein produces the protein MKTIAIIPARGGSKRLPGKNIKRLGEKPLIAHSIEYAKANPDIIDAVVVSTDDPEIKKVALSYGVIVIDRPEVLSGDLEPTVTALKHVLQTLEIVPENVVLLQATNPLRPETLLKDSFEKYRRSGTDSLFSVTPIIRKLGKITDQKFVPFNYQIGQRSQDMEPLYFENGLLYISKAELILKEEKIISEQAIPWIVEHPFADLDIDTEADFEYADYLYHKYKIQN
- the neuB gene encoding N-acetylneuraminate synthase, which produces MNPYIEIAGRKIGMDYPPLVIAEIGINHEGSLQTAKEMVDAAYRAGVEVVKHQTHIVEDEMSGAAKKVIPGNADVSIYEIMERCALNETEEKELKEYVESKGMIFISTPFSRAAAERLRKFDIPAYKIGSGECNNYPLLEHIASFGKPVILSTGMNTIESIRKAVAIFDKHKIPVTLLHTTNLYPTPIHLVRYGAMTEMHEAFPDKVFGLSDHTLNNNACLGAVALGASILERHFTDHMNRTGPDIICSMDEQNCADLIRNSAEIALMRGGSKQPAKEEQVTIDFAFATVCSINNIKKGAVFTKENIWVKRPGTGKILAEHFDSILGKKATRDISNDEQLIWEDIE
- the neuC gene encoding UDP-N-acetylglucosamine 2-epimerase, with translation MKKIVFLTGTRADFGKIKSLIQALEKHQDFVPYLFVTGMHLQKEYGYTLIEIERCSFTNLHAFENHTHETTMDLTLAKTIEGLSAYCKEVEPDMIVIHGDRVEALAGAIVGSLNNILVAHIEGGEISGTIDELIRHSTSKMSHVHFVSNDTARKRLIQMGELEESVYVIGSPDLDIMFSDALPDLETVKKYYEIDFEQYAVAMFHPVTTEFHSMQQYADDFVVALLEDDRNYIVIYPNNDLGSAAIIQAYEKLKSNPRFRIFPSLRFEYFLTLLKNAGFIIGNSSAGIREAPYYGLPIVNIGSRQQNRSLNSDIVNVGYDQGAITEALKVIGNHTIQKVTGDYGTGNSAGLFVNSLEEENLWKLNHQKQFRDI
- a CDS encoding UDP-glycosyltransferase, producing the protein MSKSKIFILLPDGVGLRNFAYSKFHELGIEQGHEVIFWNNTPFQLSDLGFEEIVIRNGKSNKRTEVYKNARKQIELNRNKKQFNDAVYDYYRFPYSYRNIKTALKNIATQWLTLRYTSDDGLQTIRQRVKELEKQTSYFRECLEVLKKEKPAMVFCTNQRPMTAIAPLLAAQELGIPTATFIFSWDNLPKATMVAETDYYFVWSDFMKAELLKYYPYIGEESIFVTGTPQFESHYEKERLILRSDFFQANGLDPDKKYICYSGDDITTCPDDPKYLEDVAEAVENLNAEGYKLGILFRRCPVDFSDRFDRVLEKYKAIIVPVKPKWEKKGGMWNTILPTPEDMNLQVNTIAHTEMVINLGSSMVFDYAAHHKPCAYINYDVKNKVAPDWSVQKIYKYIHFRSMPDPTTVLWLNEKNDIKETIKKVVTGQHSNTEMAETWFRIINAFPPKAASKKIWDAINTIVS
- a CDS encoding glycosyltransferase family 4 protein, giving the protein MMHIAFLTPEYPHEKVRHSAGIGTSIKNLAVALEQKGVTVSIIVYGQSEDNVIKEQGITIHLVKKRKYKWATWYFYRKYLERYLNALTISEKITLIEAPDWTGITAFMNLKAPLIIRFHGSDAYFCHLENRKQKRKNFYFEKWGIGKAKAYIAPTAFAGKLTQEIFNIKDREIATIHNGIDTVKFRSSETIIAEKGLLLYIGTLIRKKGVLEFPGIMKYVMERNPEAHLILIGNDSSDIKTGSASTWKLLADSLDDKLSERIQYLGQIPYEEVRSYIEKAQVCLFPTFAETLGMVTIESMAMGKPVVNSNIGWANELIVDSESGFLVHPTDHKLYANRIVQLLESEEMRTAMGKKAIDRAQERFNITITVEQNIAFYKKIIGT